A region of the Pseudomonas silesiensis genome:
GTTGCCGCAACGAAGGCATCCTGCCCGGCGGCCTGAAGGTCAAACGCCGGGCGGCGGCGCTGCACCGGCAGTTGTGCAAGAACCCGGAATCGTCCTTGCGCGACCCGCTCTCGGTGCTGGACTGGGTCAACCTGTACGCCCTGGCGGTCAACGAAGAAAACGCCAACGGCGGGCGTGTGGTCACGGCGCCCACCAACGGCGCGGCGGGGATCATCCCGGCCGTATTGCATTACTACATGCGGTTTATTCCCGGCGCGAATGACGATGGCGTCGTGCGTTTTCTGCTGACCGCCGCCGCCATCGGCATTTTGTACAAGGAAAACGCCTCGATCTCCGGCGCCGAAGTCGGCTGTCAGGGTGAAGTCGGCGTGGCGTGCTCGATGGCGGCCGGCGCCTTGTGCGAAGTGCTCGGCGGTACCGTGCAGCAAGTGGAAAACGCCGCCGAAATCGGCATGGAACACAACCTCGGCCTGACCTGCGACCCGATCGGCGGCCTGGTGCAAGTACCCTGCATCGAGCGCAATGCCATGGGCTCGGTCAAGGCCATCAATGCGGTACGCATGGCCCTGCGCGGCGACGGCCAGCACTTCGTCTCCCTCGACAAGGTCATCCGCACCATGCGCCAGACCGGCGCCGACATGAAAAGCAAATACAAGGAAACCGCCCGTGGCGGTTTGGCGGTCAACATTATCGAGTGCTGATGCCCACGCGCATCCGCACACTTTTTCAGGAGCTGAATATGTCCACCGAACCATTGCTGAAAACCCCGCTGCACGCCCTGCACATCGAACTCGGCGCGCGCATGGTGCCGTTCGCCGGCTATGACATGCCGGTGCAATATCCGCTGGGCGTGATGAAAGAACACCAGCACACCCGTGAGCAGGCCGGGCTGTTCGATGTCTCGCACATGGGCCAGATCCGCCTGACCGGCGCCAATGCCGCCAAGGCTTTGGAAACCCTGGTTCCGGTGGACATCATCGACCTGCCGGTGGGCATGCAGCGCTACGCCATGTTCACCAACGAGACCGGGGGCATTCTCGACGACCTGATGGTCGCCAACCTGGGTGACGACGAACTGTTCCTGGTGGTCAACGCGGCCTGCAAGGATCAGGACCTGGCGCACCTGCAACAGCAGATCGGCGACCAGTGCACGATCGAGCCACTGTTCGAAGAGCGTGCCCTGCTCGCCCTGCAGGGCCCGGCTGCCGTCACCGTGCTCGCACGCCTGGCGCCTGAAGTTGCGAAAATGACATTCATGCAGTTCGCCCGCGTGAAGCTGCTGGGAGTGAATTGCTTTGTCAGCCGTTCGGGCTACACCGGCGAAGACGGGTTCGAAATTTCCGTGCCGGCTGCCAGTGCCGAAACCCTGGCTCGCGCCCTGCTTGCCGAACCTGAAGTGGCAGCCATCGGTCTTGGCGCCCGCGACTCCCTGCGCCTGGAGGCCGGCCTGTGCCTCTACGGCCACGACATGAACACCGAGACCACCCCGATCGAGGCGAGCCTGTTGTGGGCGATCTCCAAGCCTCGCCGTGCCGATGGCGCGCGGGCCGGTGGTTTCCCTGGCGCTGAAAACGTATTCGCCCACCAGCAAGCCGGTGTCAGCCGCAAGCGCGTGGGTCTGCTGCCGCAGGAACGTACGCCCGTGCGCGAAGGCGCAGAGATCGTCAACGAGGCAGGTGACATTATCGGTACCGTTTGCAGCGGCGGTTTCGGGCCGACCCTGGGTGGCCCGCTGGCCATGGGTTACCTCGACCAGGCTTATACCGCTCTCGATACTCCGGTATGGGCGATTGTGCGTGGGAAAAAGGTGCCTTTGCTTGTAAGCAAAATGCCATTTGTTCCACAACGCTACTACCGCGGCTGATTGACTGTTTCTATAAGTAACGCGGTTGCGTTAATAGTGCACTAATGTGTAACGCAACCGCCATAAAACAGTGCACCTGCGCTGCTCTAAGCTTCGTTTATGAACCTTGCTTATAACGTTTGAAAACAACTGAACACCTCTAACGCATAAGCCAGCACTAGTTGCGCCCCATACGGGTCGACGCTAGCAAATCCGGGCCCTTCACAGGGCTTGTTTTTTCTCCCGTAGTTGGCGTAGAGTTTGTTCACTGTGTTTGCATGGGTCGCTTGGAATCGTGACCTGGGCAGTAGCCTACAAGTTAGCTACATCCCGTTCGACGTCTTCTTACTCTCCTGCAACCAGCCCCAGTACTCTTTCATGAGAAGGAGACTGTCATTAATTTTTTGCGTCAAGGAAATAAGAAATGTCCCAACGTCAGAGCGGTACCGTCAAGTGGTTTAACGACGAGAAAGGTTTTGGTTTTATCACTCCTGAAAGCGGTCCGGATCTGTTCGTGCATTTCCGCGCCATCCAGGGCAACGGCTTCAAGAGCCTGAAAGAAGGCCAGAAAGTGACTTTCGTTGCTGTGCAAGGCCAGAAAGGCATGCAGGCTGACGAG
Encoded here:
- the gcvT gene encoding glycine cleavage system aminomethyltransferase GcvT, with the protein product MSTEPLLKTPLHALHIELGARMVPFAGYDMPVQYPLGVMKEHQHTREQAGLFDVSHMGQIRLTGANAAKALETLVPVDIIDLPVGMQRYAMFTNETGGILDDLMVANLGDDELFLVVNAACKDQDLAHLQQQIGDQCTIEPLFEERALLALQGPAAVTVLARLAPEVAKMTFMQFARVKLLGVNCFVSRSGYTGEDGFEISVPAASAETLARALLAEPEVAAIGLGARDSLRLEAGLCLYGHDMNTETTPIEASLLWAISKPRRADGARAGGFPGAENVFAHQQAGVSRKRVGLLPQERTPVREGAEIVNEAGDIIGTVCSGGFGPTLGGPLAMGYLDQAYTALDTPVWAIVRGKKVPLLVSKMPFVPQRYYRG
- a CDS encoding L-serine ammonia-lyase → MALSVFDLFKIGIGPSSSHTVGPMRAAARFAEGLRREGLLAATTCVKVELYGSLGATGKGHGSDKAVLLGLEGEHPDTVDTETVAARLQEIRGNGRLNLLGEHSIAFNEKEHLAMIRKPLPYHPNGMIFRAFDAAGLQIRSREYYSVGGGFVVDEDAAGADRIVEDATNLTFPFKSAKDLLSHCSTYGLSISQVMLTNESAWRPEAETRAGLLNIWQVMQDCVAAGCRNEGILPGGLKVKRRAAALHRQLCKNPESSLRDPLSVLDWVNLYALAVNEENANGGRVVTAPTNGAAGIIPAVLHYYMRFIPGANDDGVVRFLLTAAAIGILYKENASISGAEVGCQGEVGVACSMAAGALCEVLGGTVQQVENAAEIGMEHNLGLTCDPIGGLVQVPCIERNAMGSVKAINAVRMALRGDGQHFVSLDKVIRTMRQTGADMKSKYKETARGGLAVNIIEC
- a CDS encoding cold-shock protein, whose protein sequence is MSQRQSGTVKWFNDEKGFGFITPESGPDLFVHFRAIQGNGFKSLKEGQKVTFVAVQGQKGMQADEVQAEA